In Nyctibius grandis isolate bNycGra1 chromosome 17, bNycGra1.pri, whole genome shotgun sequence, the genomic stretch GCCGCCGGCACACGCGGCACCCCGCGGCGGGCCCCGCAGCGCCCTCCCCGCCCGGGGCGGAGcagcccgggccgggccggccccCGGCGGGCAGCGCTGCGGGCTaggcgcggcgcggggcggcggcggccgggctcATGAGGTTCTCGGTGATGTAGGCCACCAGGAGGCAGATGAAGACGAGCATGACGCAGATGGAGCCCCCCACGGCCGTCATGGCGACGACGATGTCCCGCATGGCGGCCGGCTCCACGCGGAACTCCACGCActgggcgggcggcgcggggcgcggcggcgcgtagcggggctgcaggcagaggcgGTAGCGCACGCTGCCGTGCGCCTCGGGCAGCAGGTAGTCGCGGCAGGCGGCGCCCAGCTCCACGCTGTCGCAGGGGAAACGCGTGTAGGTGCCGTCCCAGGAGCAGTTGAGCGCGAAGCCGCGgaggccggcggcggggcgcggcggccccCACTGCAGCAGCACGCTGCCGTTGCGCAGCACGTTGGCCACCAAGGCGCCGCCGGGCGAGCGGTGGGCGCGGCAGGCCCGCGCCGCGCACTGGAAGCCGCGGGCCGGCGTGCGGAAGCagagccgcccgcccgccgcgccctCGCCCCCCACCTTGTAGGGACACCACGGCTCCTCCGCCGCCtcgggcccggcccgccgcggcTCGGCGGGCGGCGCtggccccgcggcggcgggcggcagcctcagggcgggcggcggcgccccgAGGCAGAGCAGGGCGAGGAGGGGCGGCAGCAGGCTGGGCATGCCGGCCGCCGCGGCATGGAGCCGAGCCGCGGTGCCGGCGGAGGGCTGCGGCGACCCGTGCGCCGGTTATAAACGCGGGCTCCGCAGCCGCTCCGCCGGCCGCCAATGGAGAGGCGGCTCCGCCGTTAACTCTCGCTGGGCTGCGGAGCACCCGCCGCGCTGGACGCGCACCCGCTCCGGCCGGCCCCGACCCCGCCGTGCCTGGCCTGCGGGgggcccgcagcccccggcggGCGGCTCTCGGGCGCCCCGAGCCGGCTCAGAGCCGCCCCTGCCCCGGGCTTTGCGTGCAGGGCCCCGGGGCAGCTGCGGCCCCAAGGGATGAGGCGACCGCGGGGCCAGGCACTGCTCACCGATGCCGGACACGGGCGGTCGGGAGGGTGCCTCTGCCACCGGGGTGTCACAACCAGCAGAGATTTGGTCCAGGACAGGGTTGTGGAAAGTTACAGGGCTCCCCTCCAGCTGAAGCAGACCTTGCTCAAAGAAATGGGGATTTTTACGTGGATTTTTTTAACGGTTatgtctgcagagctgggctgcttTAACCCCTTGGGaccagaaatacagagaaactcGGCAAGGATGTAATACAGGGAGAAAGACGTGAGTCCCCCAGGAGGTCAGCTGAGAGCTGTGAATCTTCAGTCCACCTCAGTCTATGAgaccaaaggaaaaatacactCCTTTTACTCCTGTCTGCTAAGAAAAGCcgtttttcccctctctgtagCAGGACCAACCCACCATCCTTCCTTTGATCTAGAGccagctgttttattttgcagcacagaaagggGCTGAAGGAGACAGAGCCGTTCTCCATCCTACCATTACACCATAATGCTTTCAAGGACACTTAGAAAGATTTACACTAACGTATAGACTTGTCTAGATGGGGAAACAAAAGATATCTAatgaaacaataataaaaacaccTACTTAACCTAAGCAATGAACAGTTAAGGTGGTAAAAGCTGCTTTAAGTCCTGTCTTTTCTGAATTGCAGATTTTACTCCACACAAAAAAgtgtagggttttttgtttgtgttttgatcAGGTTTTACACAGTGTCCTGTTCCAGTTTTTATAGCAGAACATAAGCATTTGTCTATATCTAActtgtaaagtaaaaaaaatatcaagttaCACCATTAAAAACCCCAGAAATGTGCCTAAAGACATCAGTGtagtttttcttcactgtgttACCTATTTGGAAATACATAGTAAGCTGTAGATCTTGtaagtttcctttaaaagtgTTTATTGTCTTATAtaagtttaaaatataacaaaataagATTCTGAagcctatttttctttcatagcctaaacaaaaaacaaacccaaatcaTACACCTCAGACTTCGTTGAAAGTGTtacttaaatatatacaaagtgTAATTTGCAGCAATGCGGGACTTGTTtaaagagttttgttttctagaTGCTCTGAACATCAACATGACCAAATGGTCTCACATCAGGACGCCTTCTCCCATCTGAAAGGCTTGCCTTTTTAAAGTATATGGTTTCTTAAGGAAATCTTTAAACATAATTTAACAATACCAAGTATTATAAGTTATTCCCACAGCTAGTTTTTAACCAAATTTAATGTTGAGGTGGGGAGGGTGTCTGCTAGCCTATAGAAAGTTGCTAGAATTTTTATACCAAGAGGTATCAATAGTAATCAATGAAAAAATAGGATCAGAATAGAAAAGGATGCTAAAGTTGTAGTAATGGCTGCTCGACTCGGAAAACACTTGGTTATTACAGAACAAAAGGAcgtgctgtgctgctgaaggCACTTCTCAGTGGTGGAGGCAAACTTACCTGTGCAGTTCCAGCCAGGATGCAAAACTGAAGATCTGACAGCCCTTTCTGGGAAATGTGTGGGTGTTGAGGAGACGGTTGGAGCCAAACTAAGCAAGTTTTGCCTCCTTCAACCTTGTGCAGTTCTCCTAAAAACTATTAAGAGCAAATTGCATGCCAGAGCTGTCACTGCTTCAGTGATGAGGGAAGAGATCTGGCACCAGCCTCCATGCAAAGCGTGCTGAGTTCTGTCGAGAGATCCAACAGAAGGGTCTGGCATTTggtacaggaaaggaaaatggctGGCACAGCAGTGAAGACACCTGATTGCATGTGCCATACCACTTAGCTCTGGACTTAAGTCCATACTTGCATTTGAAGTTgtaaaagagggaaaaacaaactaaCCAGAGATACTTCATTTCATGGAAAGCTCTGGAAGCCTCCTCAAATGTCCTTCTCCACAATGACTGCCAAATTTACCAGGAATTGGAACAGATCATCATGCTCTTCCCTGGGGGTTCAAGAGTCCTGAACCTCTGACTCACGCAAGGCAGCAGTGTACCTGCATGCTGACTTCCATTTAGCCATTTACATATTATGATCAGAATAACTGGTTCTGTCATTATAGGCTGGAACAGGTTTGCTGTTTGGGGAAATGCAGACAGTTCACACCTACAGTATGTGAGGGTTTGGGGCATTTTCTCCTCCAACTATTTCAGATGTCTTAGAGAAAACAGCTCATTAAACTCTTATTAGAttgtcacatttaaaaaaaaatttaaatgccatgtaaaaattaaaaaatgccgTGTAAATGAATGAGCCTGATAATCCTAGACAGGTTTCCAGGTACGAAGTGGATTACAGAGAAGTAGTCTTTATTAAACAGAGATTTCATTTAACTAATTGATATGCATATGTTTTCCTCATCCATGCCTTTATTTGTAAGGGCATAGAACATACTAGTAATTCTCGTCATGTGGCTAAAGAGGTGGCCAAACCACTTAATACTTTGGCATCACGTGAACCCTGGAAATATATTTGTTTACAGAAATCTAATCTACATCATCTTGCTGGAgtccaaaggaaaataaagagcaaCCCATCGAAAAGTTTGTAACAGCATTACAAGTTAACTACACCTTATCCTGCACTGTCCTTTGGCCTTGCACCGTGTCTCTAAGCAAAAGAGAATTATTTATGCAAGAGACAAGCAAAAACACATGCTTTGGCCTGGTCAGTCTGCCAGCACTGGCTTCGTGTGAATACTTTGTCTCATTGTTTGCTCTTAGTAATCCAGCTGTTTCCCAAGACCTTCTCCTGTGCCCCAGTCTGCAATAAAACTCAGCCTGGACTTCTCACGCAGATTGCTTCACCAGTTCGCCACTCTGCCAAAACACCATTACTTGCTTTAAGCAGTGAAGCCCCAGGCAGCAAATCAAAATCAGGAACATCCCATATGGCTTTAGAGGCCTTCACACAGACCCAACACCACAGGTTTGCTGCTTTTCTAGTTCTCCTCCACTGGGTTTATTGTCTCCTGTTTCATCTCCTGTTAGAGGAAACAGTGAAGTAGTATTAGAACGGGGACAACTTGCTATAGGCCAGACAAGGAAGCACTAACCACCCACAGCCAACAATTTATGCAACACTGCGCTAATTTTAGTCTTGGACCCAGCCAGGGCAGACGAtccctggagcagagctgctttgctcTCAGCTAAGGGCAGCAGGCGACATATGGTTGCTAAAGCATCCTCCTAGCAGGCAGCTTTACATTTAGGGCTGAGTTGCTACAGTTCCCTCCAAGTCATAACTTTGGGGATTACTCATCCTAGACATGCAAAAAGCAGAGAATTTGCCTCCTAATTTAGATAGCTCCTGCAGTCTCTCTGATTCAGCATGCCCACTGGGCTGCTATTTCCAGCGCTTGATTCACTTGGGTGAGGTCTGAACCTACACACTCTGACAGTCACAGGCGAGGAGAAGCACAGAGGAGGAGTGAATGAAATTCAGCAGACAGGTAACTGTACTACCTGTGTCACTGGGGCAGCTCGGGCACGCAGGTTTGAAGCTCATGCCATTGATCCTGTGTCGCACTGTGAAACAACGACATCTTACCCGCCCAGCTGAGAACTGGAGGCATTTTTGAGCAGGGTGCATCTGAACTGGTAACTGCAACTCCAGCTGATCTGAACATGCCATTTGTAGCAGACAGTGGAGGCTGAGAAGTATTGCATCATACTGGACTCCATAATAACCAGCAGTGCCATCCAGCTGACCCGATGCTGTAGCTCTAGAAAGAGCAGCATCCGCAAAAGCTGAGTTCTTGTTGCTTCCACACAAAGCAAGCAGAGAGCCAAACCTTACAACTACTCCAGTCTGCCCCAGAGTTTGACTTGCACAGCTGATTGTGCTGGTAAGAAACACAAGCTGAATAAAACCAAAGAACCAGAAAGTCCTATAACATGGTAATTTCAAGCTCCACTAGaatcagtggaaagaaaaaaaaaaaatcaatactgtCTGAATGAAAGAGACAAAGCTTATTGGGAGATAAATATTGTTTTTCCAAGTGTCTAAAAGTGCTTACAAAATATGCCCCAAAAcaagggattaaaaaaagccCAGCTAAAGGGAACAGGGAACAAAGATCTCTCCTCTGATCTTTTATCAGGTCATGACATTCAACCACAAGCTGCATTTGATGAGTGAGGTCCCAGAGTCCAGGACCTCTAACATTGTGATGAGGAAGTAGGAGGCATCTCAGATGCGTGGGTCTTGCACAAGGTAGGAGATGGGACAGCTCTGCCCTGATCATATGAGTAACCCAGGTCCCAGGCTTTGAGATACCATGATGAAGCCCATTCTCTGTTCAGCTGCCTCCATTTTAAGTTCCAGGGACTCCAGCTGACTcattccttctttctgtctgaGGTCTGGCAAGCTGTGTTTTGGAGACTAAGTAAAGCACCACAGATTTCAATCGACTGAATCAACAGAACAGTAGAAATACCCAACTTGCCAATTAAAAACCAGACACAAAGCAGGCTAACTTCCTCTCCACCTTACTCTGATGGGAGCAAAGTATGTTCTAAAGAAACACTACTGAGCAAAGTATTTTATGAAGACAGATTCCTTTGTATTAGCAATCAGTCAAGTAAGTCCCGGGACCAGCTCAAGCACCCCTCcgctgagaaaagaaaataagaaaaactctCCAGCTTGGGAGGGGATAGGGAAAACAAGAAGGTGAAGAACACAATAAATCAAAAAGTGCTTctaaaagaagcagcaggataAAATCATTCCTACAGTCTGAGAGCACTTCCATGCTATTGACCGGAGAGGCAGCAATGGCCCCACACACGTAGCTGTAATGCACATCTGCAAGTACCCTGCTCAGTGCCTGCGAAGACAATTATCTCCTCGTGCCGTTGTCTGGTCTGGGCAGTGTTTAATACAGGAGCCAGTTCCCAGGAGGAGTTCCCATCCCCTCATTCCTAGCATATTCCATTTTCCTTCAGCATCTTTCAGTAGTAGTCATCCTTCTTGCCATCAGCTCCCCGTATGCCTGCGTGGTCCTTCTGGTCTTGGACAAGTTCCAGGTCATCATTGTCATCCACTTCACCTCCATGATCCTCCTGGGTGGAGAGGGAACagccaagaaggaaaaatcagcAGGGCCTGGAAAAGGAGACCCTAACTATCAGCACACCTTGCTGCTTCTGAGTACAGCTGTTCTACCATACCAGCCCAGCTTGGGAAACTgaggaaaacagggaagaaTCCATCTCTGCCAGGGACCTTTAAGTGTCATTGGCAAGCCACTTAGCCAAGACAGAGGCAAGAAGCCTGTGTTGTCATGATCGGCCAGTTCATTTTAAGCACATGTAATATCCTGGCATTAGAATGTGATTTTAATATCTCGGCCTGTTGCCACTGCTACACAAGTAGAAGACACCCTACGTCCACCACATTTACAACTGTGTAACAAACCCCACCCACGGTgtgcagcagccagcacagcctccATTGGCACGTTTAGGTCCAACTACCCAGTGTACAAGTTAGGATCTGATCACAGGGCAAGGATAGCCCCTGACATCAGCTTTGCTCTGCCCACCCCTTACTTCCTCACCGCCATCATTCCCAGCAGACAGCCCAAACCCTCAGCTCCTCAGCAATCAcactgaaactgcagaaaaagccTGCAGattgctgcagaaagaaatgagGAGGGGAGACAGAGCATAAAGGGCACTCTGAacacctgaaaaagaaaagggagcagGGCTAAGCAGGCCCCAGGTTTGTTCTGGAGACCCACCTcactgagcaggcagagacAAAACTGAAGTCAGTGCTCACATCTGGTTTCCTAAAAGCTGAGTTATactcagcagctcctggctACCAACATACTCAGGTAACAATCACaccagagagggaaagaggaagaacCTTGGTGTCGTACAATTTCTTGCTCCTGATCTTCTTGATAGTCATCCATTGGGTCTTCCCTGGGCTTGGCAGGTCCGCCAGCATCCTGAAAAACACACGAAGTCAGACACTGTCGACAGTGCCCCAATCTACTTCCATTCCCTGCCAGGGAGACAGCTCTGTTGCATTAGAGACCCAGGTCTGGAAGATTGGGCTACAGATCAGGAATCGGGGGGCAGCAGAGAGACAATGAGGCAGCCCAAACTCCATGTGTACTTTCTCCATCCAGACTCTCTTCCCACCTGCTGGCAGCAACTGCCCAGCTCCTTCCACTGTGGAGAGAGAGgcctctcctgcagcaggaagGTCCCAGGGCCAGGACCCTTGCACATGCTGCTGTTGCATCAGGTCCCAGGACTGCAGGGAACCTACAAGTTATTTATGGTAGAGCTTTAgggagcacagcacagccctATCTCAAAGTCAGGTATTTATGTCACTAATTCTTTCCACATTTTCACTAATCTTAAGGAGGTGTTGCTCTGTTGGTGCCAGCATCTCTTTCTTGTTTGATTTCATTGgcctggatttcttttttttcttttaaacctcaCTATTAATCATGATTTTAGAGCCTGACAGATAAAACACtcctttttaaaacaagcaacaCTCAGCTGCTTGTCAAAACAAGCCAACATTTCCCTGATGCAGTGTCTGGCTTCAGACAGCAAGAAGcactttgcaaaataaatggaTTCCATCTGCAAGCAGGCAAACAAGGAGGCAGAGTTCTCACGTGGTGTCACCGCTGCCAAGAGCCTGCTGCATACCCATCCCAGGAGCAGCAAGGGCTGTTCTGACCAGACCCCGGAGCACAGGCCCATATTATTGTCTCTGGTTTTGGTCTCTGAAGGGCTTGAAAAGATACAGCACCTCTGCAGTAGCAGCTGTGGAGTGAGCCATCTCCTAGTCAATGTCTCTCCAGCCACGTAGGTGCTGCAAATGCTAGGGCTGACTTCAACAAGCAGAGAGGACAGGGCCAGAACAAGTTCTGGTACTGACCAACCCACTGATTCTCAGAAAGAGGTTTCTCCTGCCTGCCATATCCCTGCAGTGGGATTATGGATCCATCCAGGAACatgatgttttcctttgagtCCTTAAGTTCTCTGCCTCCCCCAATTCATAGCTAGGAATCTCTCCCTggcccctgctccctgccctcaCGTCAGTCACCTTCAGTGGCTTCTCCTTAGACTCTTCTTTCACGCTGGGCTCCTTGAACTTCTCCAAGCCTCCCACCTTCTCTTCGAAGTCAGGTCTCTCCAGCTCAGCTTCCTCAAACTCATCCTCACCTTGGTTATTGGGATCCTGCGCAGGATCTGCAGCATCATCTGGCATCTGGACAAGAAAAGCCTCTTGTGAATACCAGGCAGGATATCCCCTTGGGAGACAGAGGCCAAGGTGAGCCTGGCTTCACCAGCACGCAGGAAGTGCTGGCTTGCAGCACTTCTGTTGCACTTCTCTTCAAGCATGTTAGTGgttctaaaaacaaaaccccaatcTTCATTATCCCTCTGAATCCCTCCAGAACCAAGGAGTTTGGAGTTGCATGTTATAGAAACTTCTGGGAAAGCATTGACTTAAGTGGGACAGCTGGATTCTTATTTGGTTGCATCCAGACGACAGCGTGACAGCACTACTTACCATTGGCTCCTGGACAATAGTCTCTTTCTGAGAATGCAAGTTCTCCTCTCTCTCAATCACTCCTGCATCTGTAAGGAAAAGCGACAGTTATCAGTGTACTCTTCAAAGCCAGCATCACCAGTTAAGATTCCCATTGTTGGGGAGCAGCTGTATTAACTCTATGCCAAGCAGGGATTTGTCTTGACCTGCCTGCAGGTTGAGGCAGAGCAATTCTTCAAGTAAGAATTGACTTACACAGATTTTGAGTCCACTACCTTGGAAATGTGTGAGGATGCAGGACGACAGggaacaaaaatggaaaatggtcCAGGCTTTTCATTTGACCAAGGACAACAAAGGCACAAAAGTTTTTCAAGAGTTGAAAGGTTTTCCTTTAACACAAGCAGCAAGCTTTTCTTGCTCCCCGCCTTGATTAGCAATAAATTAGTACTGTACAGCATAGGATTAGGGAAACCATACCCATTTCGAGTTCCTCATCATCTGTCCTTCCCTTCTCGCCTTCCCGATCAGCTGTTTGATgctcttcccctttcttctgGTTGGGTGGCTGGGGGCTGCCTTTCTGCATctcctgcccaggctggggaTCAAAATGAAGGCTCTTTGGGTACCTCTGCACTTGTTCTTCATCCACCTGGGCATTCACTTTGTTAACTATGTCTTTCCAGCTGCAACAAGggtacaaaacaaaacagaacccCCCTGCCTCAGTATATTAAGAGATATTTCATAAAGGCAAGCAGAGGAAAAACCTCCAACACATGCAGAAGTTTGTCCTAATTTAACTCTCTGGCAAAACCAGCAGATTGCATTAGTTACTCAAGGAATGTTTTCATCCCAAATAATATCCTTAATTCAGGGCCAccttcagaaacaaagaagGGTAAGGGAAGGGGTGGAATCCCAGTAACAGGGACTCACAAAAGTGACTGTAACAAAAACTTTTAACCTGAGTAAGTTACCACCAGGATTACTGCTTGGTCCTGCTACATGAGCCAGCTGAGATTTAAAAGTCTACTTAAGACATTTAACTGCTGAGAAAGGGCAAGTGGCTTTAGAAGCTTTTTAAAGCCAGCATACTACCACCACACAAAACTTTCACTAAGAAAAATCACACCCCAGCCTTCAGCTCAGATTTCCCCATTATAAAAccatcaaaatgcaaactaGCCATCAAGAGCTCATCCGGAATCTGCTGGTCTCAGCCACCCAATGCAACAGTTCTTGGCACTGGCTGCATGGCCTCTTTTGTACTCTATTGCTCTTGGCATTGACACCTTCCGGAGAAAGTTGGTTTATGTGCTCCTTATCACAAGTCTCATGCAGTGTAAATAACAGCCTCCAGCTGCTCAGCAATTTCATGACGACAgatccaggaaaagaaaagcacacCAAACACACCATGATCTCTGTCCTTACAGAAATCATTTGTCAAACAAGTccaatatttgcattttctgtttcacatcCTCTCTAGGCTCTAGACAGCTGAGGAAAGGCCCTTCTGCCACCACAACTTCAACCCGCTCCTTCAGTTACACCCACACAAGTCCCTCCCTGTAAAAAGGCAGAGTATCCTCTGCGCTGTTACTCTGCGTGTCCATGCAGATGTTTTCTGTCAAAGCAGTGTGGGGAGGACGCTGCCCTTTAAAGAAATACGCAAAGCACAACCTCTGACCTGGGAAGATGACAGGTTAAGTAAACTAACAAAAATGGCAGAGAAGAATGGGTAGGATCAGGCTGAATTTAGAATGAAATCCGGAAGTCTCCTCCATacagataaaacagaaattaaatcttGTTTGCTCCAGTAAACTGACCAGATATGACCTGGACACACACAGAGGATAAATAAGCTAAATGAGGAAGCACTATTTTCAGAGCTAGTTTTTGGATTATGGCCAGACTTTGATGAATTGCAGCctcaaaaagacattttcttccttttgcaaaaCAGGCTGGTCTTCTGTGAGTGCTGCTGAGACAGTAAACAGCTTCTCCTGTGCCTGTACAGCTTCGAGTACAACAGGATCCTGGTCCCTGACCAGACTCCCAGGTACTACAGCAATACAAGTAACATACGGTAGGAATTATCCATTTTACCTGCATGGAACACGTAGGTTCATGCCATTCTCTGAACCTCTGCCCTTTCCAAGGGACTCCCCTCCCCAGAGCTCTCCTCCCATTTACCCCAAGAACAGGTCTGGAGAACACATTGTGCTGAGGATGTCTGATACAAGCAACAGCCCCAGGTTGCAGGGAATTTTAATACCAAGGTTTCAGCTAAGCTCAGGAGATTGCACCAGTTCCAAGTCTTTTACTGTAAACCCTGATCCTTGTATTGATATGGTGGAATTGATCTGACTTCTCCAGATGAAGCTGAAGTTGATACAAACTACATCATCTCAAGTGCAGGTATGCAGGAATATAGACAGAACTAAAGTCTGGGCTGTCCGATGGATTCTGGCTGTGTCATTTCTGGCATAAACTGTTGCTGTGAACTGTTTTACCCCATTCTGGATAAAACCCATAGTTTTGGGATCACAGGTC encodes the following:
- the FNDC10 gene encoding fibronectin type III domain-containing protein 10, translating into MPSLLPPLLALLCLGAPPPALRLPPAAAGPAPPAEPRRAGPEAAEEPWCPYKVGGEGAAGGRLCFRTPARGFQCAARACRAHRSPGGALVANVLRNGSVLLQWGPPRPAAGLRGFALNCSWDGTYTRFPCDSVELGAACRDYLLPEAHGSVRYRLCLQPRYAPPRPAPPAQCVEFRVEPAAMRDIVVAMTAVGGSICVMLVFICLLVAYITENLMSPAAAAPRRA